Below is a window of Burkholderia sp. FERM BP-3421 DNA.
CGCGCGCCCTTCCTCGCCGTCCGGCAGATATTGAAGCTGGCCGGACTGGGACGGCTGGTCCTCGAAGCGCTGCGTGTCAGACAGCACCACCACGTGACGCTCGTTCTCGTGCTCGACCCAGAAATAGATGCCTTCGTCCTCCAGGAGACGCTTGACGAAGTTCAGGTCGGTTTCCTGGAACTGCACGCAGTACTCGCGCGGCTCATACGTGCTTTCGAGATCGAACCGGTAGTCGGTACGCTGATGCCCCTGGAACACCTGCTCGACGATCTCCGGCACCGTCAGGTTCTGGAAGATCCGGCTGTTGCGGTTCTCCTCCAGGAACGACAGCCAGCTTTTCAGTTCAAGCGTATAGGTGTACTGCCCGCTCAACTGCCCCGTGTCGTAGCCACCGAACACGTAGGTGCTGAACGTGCGCACCGCGCCGTTGCCGAGGTCGATGTCGGCGAACAACGGCGTGCCGAGCAATTCGTCGAGGTCCAATTCCGGGTCTCGGCTCAGCAGCTCGAGACGGTAGGACGGTTCCCGCGACAAGCGTTCGTCGGCCGTCAGGGACAGCGCGATGTTGCTCGGGGCCAGTACGTCACTGCGCAATTCGATCAGGCGCATGCTGCTTCTCCTTCCGATCCTGCGTGGATCGGTGCGTTGGTTTCATCCGGTGGGACCGCCAGCAGCGCATCGTCATCGTCGAACGTAAGCGACAACGTGTCGCCGGCCGACAGCCGCACGCTGCGCAGCGTCCGGCCCTCCGCCCGCGCGGCGAGCACGCCGCGCGCCACCGCCGGCAGCACATGCTGGCGCAGCAGGTCGCGCACCGCGCGACCGTTGGCCGGGTGCTGCGCGACCGCCCGGGCCACCCAGCCCGCGACCGCCTCGTCCACGCGCCAGTCCAGCCCGTTCTGCGCGAGCCGCTCGCCGATCTCGTCGAGCGCCTGGCCCGCGATGCCCGTCAGCGCTTCGGCATCGAGCGGCCGGAACGCGACCACCTGGATCCGCGCGAGCAGCGCCGGCGAGAACCGCTCGCGCAGCCGCTCGTACACCCGCGCCGCGAGCTTCGCCTGCGACACCTGCGGGTCCGCCTTGCACGACGCCTCGATCTCCGCATCGCCCAGATTCGTGGTCAGCAGGATCAGGCTGTTGCGGAAGCTGATGCGACGTCCTTCGCCGTCCTCCATCCAGCCCTGGTCGAACACCTGATAGAACACTTCGTGGATGTCCGGATGCGCGCGATCGAACTCGTCGAGCAACAGCACGCTGTACGGCTTCTTGCGGATCGCCTCGGTCAGCCGGCCGCCCTTGCCGTAGCCGACATAGCCCGGCGGCGCGCCTTCAGCGTCGACGCCGTGTGCGCCTCCTGGAATTCGTTCATGTTGAACTGCACGAGATTGCGCTCGCCACCGAACAGCAGTTCGGCGAGCTTCGCCGCGGCCTGGCTCTTGCCCGTGCCCGTCGGCCCCGCGAACAGCATCACGCCGAGCGGCCGATGCGGATCGCCAAGACCCGAATGCGACAGGTGCAGCGCCTGCGCGATCGCCCGCATGCCGTCCGCCTGCCCATGGATCGACGCACCGAGCGCGCGCTCCAGATCGACGATCCGCTGCGCCTCGTCCTGCGCCAGCTGCGCGACGGGAACACCGGTCCACTCCGCCAGCACCTCCGCGATCACATGCTCGTCGACCCACGGCCGCACCCAGCGATCGGCTTCCGCCAGCGCCGCGCTGTCTCCCGTTTCCTCGGCCGACGCGCGCATCCGCGCGAGCCACGCGCCGACTTCCTCGCGCTGGGTCGCGACCACGCCTTCGAGCGTGCGCGCCTCTTGCACGAGATGGTCGCGCTGCGTCTCCAGCTCGGCCTCGTCGCCGGGTGTCGAAACCCCCATGCGCCGGTCGCTCGCGCGCCAGTCGAGCGTCTGCCCGATCGCCTGCGCCTGTTGCCCGAGCCGTTCCAGTTCGGCCGGCGCGCAGCGCTGGCTCATCGCCACCCGCGCGCAGGCCGTGTCGAGCAGGCCGATCGCCTTGTCCGGCAGCTGCCGCGCCGGCAGGTAGCGGCGCGACAGCGCCACCGCGCTGCGCAGCGCCGCATCGACGATATGCACTCCGTGATGCTCGGCGAAGCGCGACGCGATGGTCCGCAGCATGCCCACCGCCGCCGCGTCGTCCGGCTCCTCGACCGGCACCGCCTGGAACCGCCGCACGAGCGCCGCGTCAGGCTCGATGTACTGCTTGTACTCGGACCACGTCGTCGCCGCGACCATCCGCAAGCCGCGCGCGAGCATCGGCGATCAGGTTCGCGGCGTCGCCCGTGCCCGCCGAGCCGCCCGCGCCGATCAGCGTGTGGGTTTCGTCGCAGAACAGGATGATCGGCGCGGGCGCGGCGATCACCGCGTCGACCAGCGTCTTCAGGCGCTGCTCGAACTCGCCGCGCACGCCCGCGCCCGCCTGCAGACGGGCCAGATCGAGCGCCCACACCTGCGCGCCCAGCAGCCCCGGCGGCACCGCGCCCGCGTGGATCTTCTGCGCGAGCGCCTCGACCACGGCCGTCTTGCCCACGCCCGCCTCCCCGACCAGGATCGGGTTGTTCTGGCGACGCCGCGACAGCACGTCGATCACGGTGCGCAGTTCGTCGTCGCGACCGACGACCGGATCCAGCTCGCCACGCGCCGCCTGATCGGTCAGGCAGGTCGCCCATTTCGCGAGCGCGTCGTCCGGCGCCGCCGCGTCGACGGACGCATCGACGTCACCCGACGACGGGCTCTCGATCGCCTCAGGCCACCCGGCGGCCAACGCCTCGTAGCGTTTCACGACCTCGTCGATCGCGACCGACGTGAGGCCCTGCGGACAGCGCTGCTGGAGCCAGCGGCGCGTGACATCGTCGTCGAGCCACGCCAGCAGCAGGTGGCCCGAGCGCACCTTGCCCGACGGCGCGGCGACCTGGCTCCAGATCACGGCCGGACCCACGCTGCGCTCCAGCGACGCGGAAATGTCGCGCAGCGAATCGCCGCCCACGTCGAACGTATCGAGCGCCTTCTCCAGCCGGCGCTTGAGATCGCCGAC
It encodes the following:
- a CDS encoding AAA family ATPase; its protein translation is MNRERIFNCLGRTTYAALVDATVLGRSRRHTFIDLDHWALCLLQREQSDLAKLFAEWGHDVGDLKRRLEKALDTFDVGGDSLRDISASLERSVGPAVIWSQVAAPSGKVRSGHLLLAWLDDDVTRRWLQQRCPQGLTSVAIDEVVKRYEALAAGWPEAIESPSSGDVDASVDAAAPDDALAKWATCLTDQAARGELDPVVGRDDELRTVIDVLSRRRQNNPILVGEAGVGKTAVVEALAQKIHAGAVPPGLLGAQVWALDLARLQAGAGVRGEFEQRLKTLVDAVIAAPAPIILFCDETHTLIGAGGSAGTGDAANLIADARARLADGRGDDVVRVQAVHRA